agaagtaggagaaggaaaggagaaaggaagggttCTGGAAGCCATTCCCACATTCCTCCACTTGGACCACACGTTTCTGTTCCTAATGaaaaggtaggggcacctggatggctcagtcagttaatcatcagaccggatttcagctcaggtcttgatctcagggtggtgagtccAGTCCTGGTGTTGGACCCTGTGCTGGGCGTGaagactgctttaaaaaaaaaaaaaaaaaaaaaaaaaaaaaaaaaaaaaaaaaaaaaaaaaggaagcatattGGGTTTTTAATGGattgctttaaaatgtttcagTTATTAATAGGACTTCTGTTCAATATTGCACTGTAAGTCCATGCTTTGAGATACCCTACATAAAGCaagcacacaaaaataaatgaaaaaatgaaaaggaaaaagtgtaAAAGGCATATAATAgctcaaaaacaaaataggggcacctgggtggctcagtcggttaagcctactttggctcaagtcatgatctcacggtttgtgggtccaagccccatgtcaagctctgtgctgacagctaggaaccaggagcccgcttcggattctatgtctccctctttctctgcccctcctgcacttgcgatctgtctgtctctctcaaaataataagtaaacattaaaaaataaataggttttaaaaattaaataaataaataaataaataaataaataaaatctccaggggcgcctgggtggctccgtcagttgagcatccaactttggctcaggtcatggtctcacagttttgtgagtttgagcccagcgtcccTGTCAGCGCAAaacctgcttcagaccctctgttcccctcactctctgcccctcccccttgtgtGCCCTatttctgtctcaaaactaaaataaacttttttttaataaacagataaataaataaataacataaacttttttttaattttaataaataaataaataaaatctccatgGACCACAAATATAAGGAAACTAATAAAAGCTGTGAGTAGGGCTGAAGCTGAAGACCTTATAGCAAGAGGCAGCTATAATTTCAGCTCCTGCAGGTTAACAGAGACCAAAATTTCTCCACTTGCAGTAGGAACTGGAGCCAAAGTCACTCTAGAAAGGAGGGGCTGGGAACAGGGTCTCTTTTTATTAAAGAGAGATGGGAAAAACTGCTGCCTGCTCCTGTCTGAGGCAAAAGCTTATCCAGAGCACATCTGAGGAGGCGAGAGAGTACATAGCTTAATGACCAGGAATTGAGAGTGTGTACGTGTGTTCTCGCACTCAAAATGAGTCTGAGATCCAACATTATAATAGACTTGGAAAAAACCTCAGTCCACAAAATGGCCAAAAAATCAGCAGTTGGAAGATAAATTTACActagagaatattaaaaaatctcAAGTctgaaagacaagtaccatatgatttcactcatatgtataatctaaaaaaaaaaaaatgaacaaaaaacgcagaaagagacccataaacacagaaaacaaactgatggttgccagaagggagaggagtaggggaatgatctcacagtttgtgggttggagcccccacatcaggctcactgctgtcagtgcagagcccacttcaaaccctccatccccctctctctctgcccctccccagcttgtgctcacacactctccctctctctctctcaaaaataaataaacattaagaaaaaaaattttttaaagaaagtactGATATAGTGATAATTCTTCCTTCACAATGTCTATCCATCTAACTGAAATCAAGGCCTTGTGCTCTAATGAAAATaatcagcttttttctttttaaaaattgtttaatgtttatttttgagaaagagagagagagaggagaggtgagagagaaagagagaaggagacacagaatctgaagcaggctccaagctctgagctgtcagcacagggcccgatgcagggctagaactcatggaccgcgagatcatgacctgagccaaagtcaggcgcttaaccgactgacccacccaggcaccccagcttttttCTAACCATGTATATCTACTcttagttctgtttctctagagaacacTGACTAATACAAGATGTTTGACAATCACTGATTACATAGATACTAGAGAGAATTCAAGTAGAGTTGGAGGTTTAGATCTGATGACTTCTTTCAGACACAGAGATATTATGAACTTAGGTTCTAGTAGTCTCCTGTTCAACTTATAGTTtactgattgctgatgccagaagaTCCTCAATTTCTCCAAACTCAGTGATGCCAATCATGGATTCCCCCCACTAGACTGAGTAGGAAAATACCTTCAGCCAAGCACAGATAATGAGCCAAAGTTCAGCAAAGCACACAGGGACAACCCCCTCGGGGGACATTCCAACAAAAGCACAAGGCTTGAAAATCATACtggtggggcacttgggtggttcagtcagttgagcatctggctcttgatttcagctcaggtcatgatcccagagtcaagggatcgagccctgagtcggttccacgctgagcatgcaacctgcttgagattctctctctgtgtccctctgcccctctccgacttgcattctctcaaaaaaggaaagcaaaggcaaggcaaggcaaggcaaggcacggcaaggcaaggcaaggcacggcaaggcaaggaaaagaaaaagaaaaaaagaaaaccatacttTTTCCTACCAACTCCCATCTCTCCCCATTTTACCTCCTCATGCATTTGCCCAAATACAggacccacccccaccaaaatgAGACTTTATTCCTGGTATTATTCTTGGTTACATCCCCTTCCCTGAAGTTCACCCTGGCAGGGCCAGTTTGGGGAATTAGCCTTGGGCGACCATATCCTTCCTGGCAGAGCTGCCAGCATTATTGCCCAATCAGAGACATCTTTGTGCCCGTAGGGTATAAGAGACAACAGCATCCTGGACATAGCAGACTGGGGTTCCACCAGCTACAGAAATGAGGTCCATTCTGATCATCTCCCTCCTCGGCTGCTTCTTTGCAGCATATGAGGCCAAAATCTTCTCCAAGTGTGAGCTGGCCCGCAAGCTGAAGGCAGAGGGAATGGATGGCTTCCACGGCTACAGCCTGGCAAACTGTGAGTATGAACCATCCATCATTCTATCTCTGCTCAAAGAGGCCTTCTTCCCCAACCAAACAATCTTTCCCTTTTCACCTTGTGatttactcatttactcatttgctCTCTTGCACTCCCCGAATGCTCCTCTTGTCTCCACCTCTGCTGCCTTGTTATTCCTATCAGGACCTCCGTTTCTCTCTTTCCACCAGGGATTATTTGATCTGTAATAGATTTTCTTCTGCTGTTCCCCGAAATCACCTTCCCACCCAGTGCCCTTGAATACTTCCTTGGACCCATCCAGAAACTCACCTAACCACTTGCAAGTTTGCTCCCATCACCTTGGCTTTCATCTGCATCCTTTTTAGTCCAGGTCCCTGCAGCAGAGCTGGTgctgcctcccaccctctcccctgcccttttGTCCACCAAAAACTAACCTCTGCTGAGTTTGTCTAAAGTCTGTTCTATCCGTGTCACAAGAGAGTTGGAAGGGAATTGTGAGAACAGAAGGGGAGACGATGACAAAGTGCAAGAAGGATTGAGAATCTTGGTCACCCATCCCATTAGGCACAACACATAAAGTTATTTCAATTTCCCTTGgatatcttcatttttcttcatgccAAACATCCTTTCATGTCCCCCCCCCAAGGATAGCTTTTTTGGGCTCCCTTTCTAGGATGCCCCTCCATTACTTCTCCACCTCTTCCCTTCCATATACCCGGGGATAGAAGgcaaaaagtaaatatacaagGCAAGAGTTAGATATTTGGCtgggagatgaggctggaaaTGTAGACTGGGAAACAGACTGTGATTGATTGATTATTGGGCATcccaaatgcatttatttaacaaattgttATTACATACTTATCATGGGCTAATTATTGCTTAGGACCAGGAATACACAATggattataaatataaatctaggggtgtctgggtagctcagtcagctaagtgtctgactcttaatctcagctcaggtcttgatctcagggtcgtgattTCCGGCCCCACGTTGGATTCCATGGTGGGTGTGAGCCTacttaaagtgtgtgtgtgtgtgtgtgtgtgtgtgtgtgtgtgtacacacatacatataaatataacattGAGGACCTCACAGTCTCTTCATTTCAGTCTTAGGGGACTTTATGGCAGTTCTAGTACAGCAGAAGTTGTGTCTCATCATGAAACAATCCTCCTTTTCTAGCCACACCTTTTGTTCTCTCTGACACAGGGGTCTGCATGGCTGAGCATGAGAGTAACTTCAACACCCGGGCCTTCAATGGGAAAAATGACAATGGCAGCAGTGACTATGGGATCTTCCAGATCAACAGCAAGTGGTGGTGCAAAAATAACTCCTCCCCTTCAGCAAATGCCTGCAACACAATGTGCAGTAGTAAGGACACCTTCCCCTCTGAGGGCTGGTTGACATGGGGCAGGTGCACTGCTCCCTAACACCTGACCCTTGGCCAGTGCTGTAGAAGTTGAGGATAGGGAAGAAAGGGGCCCAAACAGTCTTCCACAGAGCTCTTCCTgccagaaaggaggaagaaagatacAATGACCTCTGACTAAGCCTCACCTTCCTGGGCTCCCATCCCTCAATACATGGCATCCTGTTCCTCGTACACACATGACTGTATCACCCGTCCACATACCCCACATAGCACTCTGGACACACTAAGTTTTTCCTGAAAACAGAGGTTCTCCCGGGACTCTCATGTATGCCCTGGGTGCCCTCCAGAAGGAACAATGCTCAGAGGCAGATTCAAAGCAAGGCAAGAAAACCCAGGCAAACAGAAGGCAAACCCACAGAAGAGCACCAGAGATAGAGGGTTTCTGACTCCGGCTCCATTTCCTATAGGAATTCCTCTCAAAAACTCATTGATTAATGAAACAGGGAAAGGGGTTTTTCCCTCCCTGCTCAGCCACTTTTCCTTCTAGGGTTTCTGGATGACAACATCAGTGATGACATCGCCTGTGCCAAGAGGGTCGTGAAAGATCCTAATGGGATGTCTGCCTGGTAAGCAGAACATGCAGGGCAATGATGAGCCACGCTGCCAGGGATGGACCCAGACAGTATTCGGGATGCTGATAAAATAAGCAGCATCTCTGCCATAGGATTCTCCCTGGGCTTTGTAGGGAGCTGAGACTCTTCTCCCGATGTGAAATGAGGCAGAGTAATACCGTGATGTGCTCACCCCATGCATCTCTGTGGCACATGTTCTTAGATGGGCAAACCCTCCCTATTGAGCCTCTCCCACAGTATAAACTGAGTCCAGCCTGCAGACCCTACATCCCCTCTCAGCTGAGCCACTATAcactcctgcccctgcctctgatCTATGCTGTATTTCTCTATTCTTAGGGTGGCCTGGGTAAGACACTGCAGAAACAAGGATTTGTCCAGATATCTAGCCAGTTGTAATCTGTGAGACTGTCATTGAATATGGCTCCTGGAGAAAGTGGCCAAGTTCTTGGAAACTCTGAAtttctgtcccccctcccccatctctgcctccaaAATAAAGTTACTCAAGTTCAGCTGTCTTAAGTATCATGTTTAAGGACTGGGTTATGATGAGACTTGCTACCTGCTATAGACAGCTGAAGATCCTCATCTCTCCAAGCCCATCACTGAAGTTCCCTGTATCTCCTCTGGAAAGCCAGTTAAGGAAAATCCTTTCCTGAGAACTGCTTGAGACTGAAACTGACAGTTGAATATAGCATTCTTGATGTAAGCTCTTATGAAATTCATTAGGTAGAGGTGGCTGATATTATTCTCCATCACCATGAAGGAGAGTTCAAGacgaaagagaagaaaattgtgGGAAACATTCAGTTTAGACATAGGGAAGGACTGGCAGAATGTCAGGATGATTATGTTGGCTAGGGTAAATGACTAAGCTGCTATAACAGAACCCCAAAAACATGGCATTCTCACAAAACAGTCCAAGGTGCATAGACAAGCTCCTTTGTCCCACACAGACATTCAGAAATTCAGATTCCTTCCATCTTGCACTTCCACCACCCTTTAAAGCAGTGCTGCTCAAAGTGCGGTCCACAGACCAACAGCATCAACAATATCTGGatacttgttaaaaatgtaaattcttagggtgcctaggtggctcagtcattgaagcatccaactcttgatttcagctcaggtcatgatgtcccggTTTGTGAAATttagtcccacattaggctctgagctgacagtgtggagattgCTTGTGATTCTTACACTACCTTTCTTTCTGGCTCTCCCCTGCCTGTGAaagggctctctccctctctcaaaataaataaataaaactttttttaaaaaagcaaattattggGCCCACAGTAGACCTACTGAATCACTGTTTTAATctctgtggtttttaaatttttttatttttattttttgagagagagagagacagacagtgcatgcaagtgggggagggagaaggagggagagaatcttaaacaggctccatactcagcacagagccctacatggggctcaatctcacaactgtgagataacgacctgagccaaaatcaagagtcagaaactcaaccaactgagctgctcaggcaccccttaatctGTTTTAATGAGCTCTCCAGATGTTACttatgcattaaaaaagaaattgagaagcaCTGCCCTAGGGTATTGTCCTACAAGGACAAAGCTAGATTGAAGACACTCCATGCTCTAAATTGAGGATGGGGAGTAAGTTTGGAGAAACATACATGCAATGTTTTAAGGTCCAGGCCTGAAGGAGGCACATGTCACTTCCATTAATACTCCAAAGCCAGAATATAATCACCAGCCATTCCCAGATGCAAGGGGGCTTAGGAAACAGTACCAGCTAGACAGCCCAGGGCCTGTTAATAATACTATTATTACAGGAAAAAGGGGAAATGGATTTGGATGGACAACTAGTAGTTTCTGCCACAGTAATTAATAAATCATTAAGAAAGTAAATCACAATCACATTCCTATGgtataaatgttttcatataacAGTATTTTTGTGCCCCACCATCCGTTTACATATATCTTGTGGGCAAGGTTCTTCCACCTCTGGATAAAAACTCAGGCAGGTACCATGACTTTCATGGTCACCCTCAGATAATGAGAGCACACCAACTCTGTCCAAGGaattttcccctcctctctccagctctTTTCTTGGCATCTCCAACATCTTTTATAGACTGTCAATGGAAGATTCAACTAAAGATGCAAAACAGATTCCCacaatctcttttttaaatatttgtagtcTCGCAACCATCCAAGCACCCTGTCCCTTCCTGTACTAGAATGAATGGTTATTCCCAATTCCTTACCCCCTCTGTCATGGGATATTCCAGAGCACTACAATGGACAGAGTACCCACCCACCACATGGATGTTGAACTTGGTCATGTGATTTGCTTTGCCAATAGAATGTTAGCCGATGTGACACAAGTAGAAACTAAAAAtgtgatttcatggtttcatCTGACCCCTTGTGCTCCTGTGATTGCCCAACAAGAGCATGCCCCAGATACTCActgtcccctcacccccacctgggCTCCAGAATGAAACATGTGGAACAGACTTGAAACCAGCCCAAATCCTGGTTCCTagagtcccctccccctccactcaATCAAAAATCCACCAGACccaggagcaggaaaaaaaaaaatgctgttataagccactgagttttgaggTGGTTTGagacataacaacaacaacaacaacaacaacaacaacaacaaactaataCTCTTTCCCACCCTTGTGTCTTCTCAGAG
The Lynx canadensis isolate LIC74 chromosome B4, mLynCan4.pri.v2, whole genome shotgun sequence DNA segment above includes these coding regions:
- the LOC115517936 gene encoding lysozyme C, milk isozyme, with the protein product MRSILIISLLGCFFAAYEAKIFSKCELARKLKAEGMDGFHGYSLANWVCMAEHESNFNTRAFNGKNDNGSSDYGIFQINSKWWCKNNSSPSANACNTMCSRFLDDNISDDIACAKRVVKDPNGMSAWVAWVRHCRNKDLSRYLASCNL